The region AATGCTGCAATGAATGAATTCTCTGGTCGCTTCAAAACAGGCGAGATAGGCCGAGCAAAGCCGGATTGTGCTGAAGTACAACAAGGTTGTTGTTTACGCATGTCGTCGCAGCCACATGGTCAGTCCACTTTGGCCTTTTCTGTTCCAACCAACCACATCAGTgctctctcccccctccccctttgctCCTCCTACATCAACCCAACGAGACAATATCAAAAGAAACGAACCGTCATGTACTCACAtacaccaccagcgccaccaccaaagccaggAAATCATGATACTAGTGGCATGAACAcaccggtgctggtggggcCGTCATCACACATACCCcgccctccgcctccgtTACCCGAAGCCGTCACAGCCGGCGGGCTGCACTCGGCAGATATCGGTGCAGCAGCATCAAATGGTGCGTTGGTCCAGGCCCAGGACATCCCGGATCCCGGAGACCAGTGGCTACCCAAGTTCTTGCAGGATAAATCGTATGTTTATGTTGGGTGCTGGCCACATGCAACTAGCCTTGCTCGTTGCTAACTACAACGGCTTCAGAAAGCAAGATTTGGCCGAGATATTGTCGGACCCGGCACGCCTCTCGGCGTTCACCCACTCCCCTCAGACAGTCCACCCCTCTTTGGGATCGTCTCATGAGGCACTGCAGGTAGCACTAAGTGAAAACATCGAGCGGGCTGCTCAGCTGCTCGAGCTCGAGGCGAGGCTGGCCCACCAGAGATCAACAACACAGTCCCAGCTGCTGTCGACTCACGCACTGGAGAGACAGTGGCGGGCCAAACAGGCAGACATGGACCATGCGCTGGCTCCGTTCGCGCCTGCAAGCTTGTATCAGCGTCTCAGTCAGGGGGTTCAGGAACAGGAAGGCGTTTGCTATGCGCTGGAGGAGAGCTTTCTCGAGGGGGAAGGTGACGGTGCGCTGGCTACGGAGAGAGAGGTCGGTGATTGGATCAGGGGGTATAGAGAAGCCAAGAAGCTGTACTATTTGAgacaggagaggaaggagaggtgggaCGAAGGCAGGgttggagggtggaggtgaacCTCGTCATTTGCTTGCCCCCTCTATCAACAGCAGTAGTATTCTCGTTCCCGGTGTATTCCGTGAGGGTAACCTATCTCAAATACAACTACAAAAACACTCCCAACACATTACCGTTTGTGCCATGCACTTCCCCAAGCCCTGAAAGTCCCCAATGTCTAATCCACTTCTAGGTAATTATCATCATACAACATGACCCTCTGTGACCTCCCCTGTTTATAAGATGCTAAATGgactcctcttcatctctgGACTTCGGGGGCTCATTGGCAGCGCAAATAAATCTTCCTCGGTAGCATCCTCTGTCCCTGCCTTTCCCACTGCCGAAGACGATTGGGGTAGGTTGTTTCCAAGGACGGCATCCAACGaagcaacaccagcacctgcTGAGCCCATGGCGATGCTGCGCCCTGCCAGGCCCGTCCCATCTGAAGCCGTAGCGAGGGAAGAGTGAAGGCGACGCTGCATATCCTTAGAGGCTGTCGAGGAGATTTTGGTAAGTAGCATGTTCGGCCACAAGCAAACTAAAACGGGGCCTCCGGAGAAGGCAACTAGTTGAGGGTTTGACATACCTTGGCTTGCAGCAGCCAGTTCTGCAGGGCTCGTAGCAAGCTTCAAGCCTCGCAGCTTTTCGCCTAGCTTCCCCCCTATTGGGCTCCTCGGGCTCGCCGGACCGGCCGCCGTTTGTGGTATATGTAGTCTGGTTGGCTTGGGCACGCCGTGATCCGGGCCGAGTCCGAAGTGGTCGACAATCCACTGCCGCTCTTGCGCtgccatctccaaccccacGCTTTCGCCATTCGTCCTCATTTCCACTTCGATCTCGGCCTGCAGTTCTGCCAGCCGCTTTTTTGCCCACATCGTATGGAGCACGCCTCGCAGGCCCGCCTCTTGCTTGCCGGTGAGCTCAGCAGGGAAGATGGCTGGCATGGGCATTGTGCGCAGAACTGGTCCGCCTGAGCTACCCTTGTGTGTGATGCTGACGAGTGCAGGCACGGCGGCGCCCGTGggcaaaagaaaataaatacgTCTTGTGCCACCGTTGGCACTGCCGCCAACGCCGACATCTCCGACGATGTCATGGACGGCCAGTGCCGATTTCTTGCCCTCCCACGAGACTTCCCAGTCTGTAGCATCAGCTGcccccttctcagcctcctccggccTGGTTTCTTGCTGTCGTTGTTCCCGCCCGCCGAACGAGGCGTCCCATTCCACCATCAGCACCTTGGTGCCCTCATTGCCCTTGCCTGTCTCGAATTCGAACCGGGAGAGCGCTAGGCCCGACGAAGGGGACGTGGGTGTCTCGACCACATCCAGAGACTCAACATCAGTTGCcgtcaccgccgccaccgaccTAGCGGCCGTGGTCATGGTGGTGATCCTGTGACAGAAACAAGAGAGGACAAGGCAAAGAAGACACAGGCGACACAAGCACAAGGCCCGAGAGATAGTTGGGGGGATGTGGGGGGCAGTCACCTAGCAAAAAGCTCGGTGAATTCTGCCGTATATCTCCCGGTGTGGCTATGAGCAACAGGGTAGCCAACCCGGCCACGTCTAGCTGGCTGAATCAAGCTGAAGACTCCCGGTTTGGTGACACACACCCGAGTCGGGTGCGTCAGCAGACGGTCCGAGATGCCAGATCAGATGCGAGAGAGGGCGACAACGGATGAGGGACCAGGCCTGACAGCTTGGAGAGAACAGAGGGCGCAACCGGCTGGGACTGGACcgaaaggaggaggagagctggGACCCCGGTTCGGGTACGAGTTGATGCGTGCCAGGTAGATACGGACAGGCAGAGAGGCCTAGGTGGGCGGGGGAGTCAATACTTGGAGATGTGATTTTCGTCCGCTGTCCAGCCTCGGCCTGCCAAAGGGAAAGGCAGGGTAGAGCGCAGCCGCGTGTGCCttggtttggaggagggtacCACCTGACTCCGGGTGTAGGCTAATATGAAGAGAATATGCACAGATGCAGCCGCGGCGGGGGAAACTGTGACGAGACAAGGGCCGCCAGAACAAGTTGCAAATATTGTGTACAGCAAGGTACTACGGTGGTTGTAGCTGGCGTAGAAGTCTCGTAGGtgagaaaagaggaagatggaaaACTCACTCGTCACGCAGTGCAAAGAGGCGcaaaagaagagcaagggaAAAGTCAGGGAGGCGAcatggaggatgggaagcGCCTTCATGTTAGGCACTTGGCACATACTGCTTCACCTTATAATAGAATACATTGACAAGCAGCAAGGCCCGCGGTCCCGCAAAATCGAGGCTCCCAAGGCAAACCCCGCGACTGAGGACAAAGATCGCCCATTACCTCCCCCACAGGTCCGGGACCCCGGGGCCATTGATTCTAGATTTGGGAAAACCCCATCCACGTCGCGAGTGGGTTGGTCCAGAGGAAAGCGTGCTTTGGCATGGCTAGAGAGGCCACAGTGCATGAACTAATCCGCGCGTTGAGAAGGCATTGGCTTGGCCAACCGAACAAAGAGCTCCTACATTGCTTACAGACATCTATCGTCCCCATCGCTGGGTTGCTTCATCAAACCATCATGTTGCTATGCCTTGGGGAAGGATATCTTGTTTCCGAGCACCATAACCACCAGAATCAAAGAAAGGTCCATCATCGAAAGTTGAACTGAAAGAGACGACAACTCTGGCGCTTTCAATATACATACATACCTACCTTTTCTCGCGAGAGGCAGAAAATCAGCGAGGGGCACTGGTACCATCTTGTTTCCATAAATAGCTCCATGTCACTTGGCATTGAGTGACACCCTTTCCCAATCGGGACACGAgtctgggagggggggcgatTTTCTGGAACTTT is a window of Podospora pseudopauciseta strain CBS 411.78 chromosome 1, whole genome shotgun sequence DNA encoding:
- a CDS encoding hypothetical protein (EggNog:ENOG503P1E6; COG:U); protein product: MNEFSGRFKTGEIGRAKPDCAEVQQGCCLRMSSQPHGQSTLAFSVPTNHISALSPLPLCSSYINPTRQYQKKRTVMYSHTPPAPPPKPGNHDTSGMNTPVLVGPSSHIPRPPPPLPEAVTAGGLHSADIGAAASNGALVQAQDIPDPGDQWLPKFLQDKSKQDLAEILSDPARLSAFTHSPQTVHPSLGSSHEALQVALSENIERAAQLLELEARLAHQRSTTQSQLLSTHALERQWRAKQADMDHALAPFAPASLYQRLSQGVQEQEGVCYALEESFLEGEGDGALATEREVGDWIRGYREAKKLYYLRQERKERWDEGRVGGWR
- a CDS encoding hypothetical protein (EggNog:ENOG503NYQ2); this translates as MTTAARSVAAVTATDVESLDVVETPTSPSSGLALSRFEFETGKGNEGTKVLMVEWDASFGGREQRQQETRPEEAEKGAADATDWEVSWEGKKSALAVHDIVGDVGVGGSANGGTRRIYFLLPTGAAVPALVSITHKGSSGGPVLRTMPMPAIFPAELTGKQEAGLRGVLHTMWAKKRLAELQAEIEVEMRTNGESVGLEMAAQERQWIVDHFGLGPDHGVPKPTRLHIPQTAAGPASPRSPIGGKLGEKLRGLKLATSPAELAAASQASKDMQRRLHSSLATASDGTGLAGRSIAMGSAGAGVASLDAVLGNNLPQSSSAVGKAGTEDATEEDLFALPMSPRSPEMKRSPFSIL